The window ATATTGCAGAAGTTTCTTCTTCAACAGTGCTTTCTGCTTTGTTTTTACCATCTTTTCCTTTTTTTGCAAAATCTCCTCTGCTTTTTTCACCTGCTCATCAAAGTCTATTCTGCCAAGCGCATTTTGAGCTATATCTTCGTCAACTCCTCTCAAAAAAAGATCTCTCATTATACGCCTTTTGCCGTAACCCTTTTTGTGCTTAAAGAAAACAAGGTTTTCTGCAAACCTTCTATCATCTATAAATTTTTTTTGTTTTAACCATCGCATTGCATCATCTATCACCGACTGAGAAAATTCCTTTTTTATCAGCTTATCCCTTAATTTCCTCTCCGTATAATCTTTCCTTTCCAACATTTTCAACGCATCTTTTCTCACATCATCACGCTCACTCATCCTATCTGTATACCCTTCGCCTTAAGTATAAAATCATCAGGATGGGTGGCATATTCTCTTGCCTTATCCAGGGATATAAATTTTCTCTCATACAAATCCATCAATGACTGATCAAAAGTTTGCATCCCGTAAATTCTGTTCATCTCTATAATACGCGGAATATCTGATGTCTTCTCTGGATCAC of the Deltaproteobacteria bacterium genome contains:
- a CDS encoding regulatory protein RecX, whose product is MSERDDVRKDALKMLERKDYTERKLRDKLIKKEFSQSVIDDAMRWLKQKKFIDDRRFAENLVFFKHKKGYGKRRIMRDLFLRGVDEDIAQNALGRIDFDEQVKKAEEILQKKEKMVKTKQKALLKKKLLQYLSQRGFEWEVVQEVWKRREEKDEIL